The DNA segment AAAGGACAGATTTTTATCTAAGGGTGTACTCATCGGAAGAACTCTCTTGCTTTGCAACTTCGCCTGCACCcttttgctgcagctgagctgtcaCAGGCACAGCTGTGTGACCCAGACTGCCCATCTTGCATTGTTAGATTTCAGCCTAGTCAGTCATTTCGCTTACTGATCTCCATAGTGCACAAGGGAGGAACGTTATCAGGAGacagggcagagaaaagaaaatcagacgATGTTGTACTAAAGAAGTATAGTCTAGTTTATAGCTTATAGCTTAAACACACACCTAACCTTGTACCCCATTCTCTTAATCTACAAAGGATTTTCACCACACTAACTGTACCAGCTATAGTGAAGTTATTCCCAAGCAGTAGCCTTAAAATTCCATGATAAATCACTGCCCTGAGAGGTATAAAAACACCCACATTTCTGTCATTGTTCATTTCATGTTCGCTGTTACATTCAGAAGTTATTTGAAGACaagtgcaaacaaaacaaaaaggctaCAAAAAGCAACAGCTGTTGCTGCACTAACATGCTCCATCCCCATGTCTTAAACTTACGATGATttgtataaaaatagaaatggatAAATAGAAAAGCACAACTGAAGAAAAGCTATTTCTCCATCACTACAGAAACCAAGACATATTCAGCTCCACTGTAAAGGTTAATCACCCTGAAAACACACAGGCCTGACCTAAAATCATCTTTGACTTCAGTTTGTTTCAAATAACCATCATAATTCCcccctactttttttttttttttttaaaaccagtgaGACGACCCCCTCATCCACTGAAGAGCTGAAGTGAATGACAGGACCCACCAACATGATTTTGTCCTATCTATATGCTGCAACTTCAAACCATGTGGTACTTCCTTTCCTGCAAAAATAGTTGTAGAGAAGGTACATGAATAACTGTTACAGAGAAAGGACTCTAAACCAAGAACAAGAACAGTTGGCATAGTAGTAAGTAGAAATAAAGACATCTTGGGGTAGGAAATGCCTTGAAAGTCACAAGAACTGTCTAATTGAGGTGTACCGTTAGAAAAGCTTTCTAACAAGTCAAAaccataattatttttttttttaatgccatcaATCGTACTGAGAAAATCATCATTAAGCATCACTGTTCAGGCAGAGTGCCTTCATAAATACATTCAGGAGCAGTTGTAGACAAACGTGAATTCAGGAACTTGACATTTTGCCAGTCTCCAACTTGTTTCTGCATTAATTTCTCCATTAATTTGGTGATTTTGGACAGCATTCAAAGTTTGAACACAGATCAATCCATTAAACCATGACTGGAAAAGACAATAGGATATGTATTTCATATGATTTCTTTTATAATATTGTCTACACTAACAAAATAGAATAACTGTAATTCTTTCAAgatcagaaaaatattccaagCTGTAGTATTACACCATATGGCGGTCTGTAAACAAAAGCAGCATCCATTTCACTCATGATCTTGTGCAGctgcttcttctttctgttCACATGCTGCTTCATCATTTGGTTTCACCGGAGTAGTGGATAACGAGCTCTCAATACTGTTTAAGAGCAGCTTTGTTTCTTGGTTATTGGGATCAGTTCCTAGTGTTGTTTTTGAAGAAATTTCATtaggaagagcaaaagaagGTAAAGATGGAATTGAAGACAGTAGGTCATCCAACTCAGGCTGCTTGACTGAGCCTTCAGAATGCATGGTTACATCTTCAGGGCCCAAAGCTGTGGCATTTTCTGGGAAACGGAAGTAgtttgtaaaaaaacaaaaaactgtcAGGCTAACAGACAGTGCCTCTGGTTACCATGCATCTAGAACAATCAGCTCGTACAGGCACATAACCAGATTCACAGCTGTTAAATACATGGGCTGTGTTCACTCAGTTCTCCCCAAATTCAGACAACTTGATGGTGCAAGCATGTTTTTAAGAAACCATGAACGATTTGCTCTGCTGTATTCTTATGCTagagatgttttattttgtgttacaGCTCTTAGTCACCCCACCTTTTAAAAGGGAAAGGCATCCATAAtgtgaagattattttttttctttaaatagaaaagtCACTATTAAGATGACtgcaattttgttttcactttacAACTGTGAAGATAAGCCTGTggtacagaaattaatttacacCAATTTTAGAAATACCTACTTTTAAGATCAGTTTAATTTGAATCaccaacattttcatttaaagaaaaagacacacattctataatcttaaaaaaaagcctATTAGTTTTTGTCCACTTCTATACCTGATTTCTGCTACTTTTTCCATCTAATTTTAGCCAAtcccctttctgtttttttcttaaaattggcTTATTTCCAGAAAGCATGACACTGTTGAGCAGGCATGAGTTGGTGCCGTTCCAGAAATTAGGTCAGAGGCCTAAAGGAAATCTTGAATACACTTACCAAAATAAGCAGGACCGTCATTGTTCAACATTAACTTTTCAGTGCCTACTAAAGCATCTGCTGCTGGCATGTtgaaggaggcagaggaagacaCGTTGGATACTTTTGTGAAGTTAGTGAGTTCAGGAAATGAAATACCAGACATGTCTAGAAATCCTGAATGAGAAAGCAAGTATTAGAGTACTGTTTTATATAACACAGAATTCTAGATTCAGAGACTTGTTATATCCAGATTTAAGTCAGTGAAGTCCCCTCCCCactaaatgcaaataaatttaaCCTCACTGTTAGCTGACATTAGTGGAAAGACTTCTACAGAATGTTAACCTCAGTCAGGCTCACAGTACCCAAATTCTACAGCTCTGaaatccactgaagtcaaaaACTTCAAGTAAAACAACCACCAGTGCTCATAGTGCTGCACTTAAGTCTCAAACTTGTTTAAGAGCTTATTAGTCTACTTAGTAGTCCTCTAAAGAATTGCTGAAAAAAAGCACCTAAGAAAATATACCTGGATCCATGACTctctggagaggaggaggaggagaaagggagcTTTCTGGTGAATAACCACTCATTTCTTGATCTGTGGAATGATCCAAGTTCATAACTATTTCAGAGTTGTCACTCTGAGAAGTAGGTGCCAATAACAGAGTCTGAAATGAcacagtaagaaagaaaagcatctttttataTTGAAAGCTTCACCTGAAGATGACCTTCCTATGAAAGCATTCTGCCTCAGTCTCCAAGTACACCAATTCAGAGAGAATCTATGATGCTGAAACAAAGTCAAGCCACTGATTAGGACATGTTCCAATGTAGCCTTTTAAAGGCAGTATGTTCTTAGAAGAACAGTCCATTAATTAGTTCTTGTAGGCATATTTTATTTCCTAGTGAACGGGGTATTCTTCTAATGTGATTCTTATTGACTGATAAAGCCGCAGTATGCAAGTCTTCAAAACAGGATGAAAATATCAGCCAACACTGGCGATCTGTCATCTGCTCAGCATCATCAGCTCTCACTCTCCCTTCACCTAACTCCATTTCAGTCAAGCAATATTGTATGTTGTACTCAAATATACTGTTTTATGAATGTTCCAACAAGTAGAAAATTTTGAAACTCCAGAGAACGTGCCAGAGGTATGAACTTACTTCTTACATACCTCTGTGTAACCATTAGCAGATGGTACAGGAGTTCCAGCTTCTGGTAGGGGTGAAGGTGGTTTGCTTTCTGGCTTCTTCTTCGATATTATAGACTGTGTTGGAATTCTGTGCAAATAGCCATATCCAATACCACATCCTAAACTGTAtaagaaaagtaacacaaaacttgaaaaaaaggTGTTCTTACAAAGCTAGTAAGCGTTTTAAATTTTGAgtctataaaaacaaaaagagttTGAGTCTTTATAATCTATAGCAAGATATACCTACCTGCAAGAATCATTTCACTTACTTATAGTACTCAAGGAGCACTCTGCAATTGACATTTAGACATATGTAGCTTAGCTTTCAGttgattatttttatatctttacaAAATATATAATCTGACCTGATGTGGATTTTGTTCTTGCTGTAACTGAATGTTTGACTATAAGAATGTAGCTAGTGAATCTGCTACCGGGGAAGTCAACACGGGTTTTGCCATTGGTTTCAACTCAAACAGGATTAGGTCCAGAACATGTCTAATTCCTAGTTCTAAGCTAGTTTTTTTATGGGAAGATGAACAGTTTTGTGTGACAAgtgtaagaaaacaaagcttaaCTTGAAAACAACAAGCTGTAATCATTAGTAATAATACTCTTAACAGGAGCTCATTTACAGTGAGTATATAACCTGTCATCAGCCAGTGACTGTCCGGAGATCAGTACCTTCCTTCTCCACCCCAGGCTCCATTGGGAGTCACAACTACCTCTCGAATGGAATCTGCTTCAGTGTTATAAACCATCAGCTTCAGCGGCTTCCCCTCATGGGATTCAATCAGTGAAAAGAAATCCTCtgactaagaaaaaaaaagaaagtagtagTTATTAAGCTCAAATGTGCAAgacaaggagctggaagcaAGTTAGCATTTTATGAAGTTACTTCAACGtgagatattaaaaaacccagagaCAGACTAAAACTCTCTCGTGTAGTTTGATCTTTAGGGGAaactctttttttattgtcacattaaaaaaagataaatgtttACCTCAGCTGTAAAGCATCTGTCGTAAACATCAATCTCCCCAAATCACCAAACACTATCCCCATACGTTTGATGTACATTCAATTACTGCTTGAAGGAAAATGCACTGTACCTCCTGAAGAATCTGATCAGATCCAACAATGTAGTCAGTGTATGGCTGGAGACCAGCTAGAGCTGCAGGAGATGCAGGTTCAACATCCTGTAAAAGAATGATATGTGTCTTCTGTACTCGGAGCAGGATAAACTACGCCAAGATCAAAAAGCAAAGCTAACTCCAGAAACAATAGAAGGAAAGAATGTTTTGTTTATGGGACAAAACAGAAGTCCTTGAACACTCTACATCTAGGTGTGACATCCTATAAAACATGCTGAATAAGAAAGACCAGAATGCTACCCATTCAAAATGAGATACtctgaagatgttgagaagttacatttatttaaacaacCAGAAATGTAACAAACAGTCTTTTCTATTCGGTTCTACTCTTTCAGCTCTCcctcttaattttaaaataatttttggtgctttttgaaacattattattaatttaatgaAGTTTAGCCAACAGAGAGACACCAATCAGGCCAgaatctttttgcttttgccatTGATTCTTCAACATAAGATGAAAAAACCTCCTCATCACACACTATTTAGTCCAGTTGGGAtggagttatttttcttcatagtgaCAGGCAACACTAAAAGTCATCCACTACTTGTCCCTCTTCAAGTAGCTCAGACAAACCTTCAAGACTGTGTTGCATTCTTCTGTGTGATTTCAGCATTGTACTTCTACGTAAAAGTTACTTCTAAACATTACACCTTAAAACAAGGTTGTATGAACACTAACAAGCCACCAAAGAATTCTGTCTCACCAAAACATGCCACACATGTTCATTGGCTCCCTGGAAACTGCAGAACCTCACGCTGGCTCCAAGAAGACCTTGTCCTCCCCACATGTTACTGGGTATCACCTCCACCTctcttattttcattgttttgatATTATACACCTCCAGCTTCActgctttttcagcatttgCCTTCAGCAGATCTTTCAacatgttgttttctttattctgtagAGCACAGAAAGAGATATATGATTAACATTATTTCTAGTTGCACCTGTAACACAGATGTCACACCTGTAACACAGATGTCACACCTGTAGTGGAATTTGAATACAAAGACCCCAAACCATCAAAGTTTATGCTCTGTGTTTCACAATCAGTCCTAGCAgttcaattttcttttattagaaaGAAGTCAGTACTGTCAGCTCATGTCCCTTTACATAAATACTTACTATCACTCCGTTACATCACTTACATTCCTGTTCTTCGTAACTGCTATTAAATACTATCAGCAATATTAGATCTCAACTATGTGGTCTAACAATAAGCAGCAACATTTTACTTCATGCCTCTGATCCCAGTCCtcctttttcatgttttatcaAATGTTGAAACAGGtttgtttaaacaaatgttGAGCTCTTACCATTGACTCCCCAGTTCAATATCCACCTTGTGGCAGAAAATATGCATGAATGAGTAATATCATAAACATTGTGTTAATCTGTTAAGAAGTTAAGGTGACTAAAGGCGTAAGTAAGACTCCTCAAATTTGGATCCAGCCAGAGAAGAGACTTTGAAAACCACCAAGTTTTACTTTATCTTTTTAATGCCATATGCAATGTCCAATATGAAAAGCTTTCTTTACCTGTGACAGCTTTGGCTTCTACCCTTCATCACTACAATACCCATATTtcatgcaggggaaaaaaaaaaccaaacaataaaATCATTTGAAGCTTACAAGCCTAGTGTGTCCTATGGCAATGATGAAATCAAAGAAAGGTTCCAGTCCTCCTTGTTGAGCTGGGGAGTTTTCTTGAACCTGCAAAacatacattttgtttttattataacATTGATCTCTAGTTACATTAGGTGACAGTGTTAACCTTTACACTTGATTCAATGTTTACTTTTGAGTTGAGCCAGAGATGAGATACCAAATGACAGACCTTGGGAAGCAGTCCACAATTGTGAACTTATTTTTATAAGGCTATGAACAACAGGTGTCCAAATTATGCTGTAAAAAACAGGGTTTGAACCCCACACAATACACAAGTATTGTGATTCAGAGTGCACAGCATGGAATTATTAAATACTGAAGACTTTGGAGAAGGGCTTAGTTTTCAAAGTGCTGCTGCAAGATTTTCTTCCATGCTGCTAGTAGCCTGAGCACATCAAGAGACCCGAACTACATCACAGCCATTTTTTACATAAGCACACTTTACAGCTAGGTTCCCAGAATTTACAGCATATTAGAATAGGAACGCTTAAAAGAGTATGCTACAAACGCATGGCTAACCACAAGTACTGGTCAAGAAGATTGCCATCAGTTACAAAAGATTCATAAGAAATAAGAGTTGCAACATCTCAATTTCATTACAACCAAGCTAGCGTAAAACAGATGTAATAAAGAAATATAGAGAATACCTATTAAAATGCATTCACAACAGGATAAAACCCACCAAAAGTTACACAGAACTTGATACATGCAGAGTGTATGAGAGTATACCCACTTCAAAGTTTACTAACAAAGCAACATGATATTAAGGGAACCACTGCAAACGTGCTAACAGTTTGAACTGCTTTTAactttaggtttttttaactcAGCAGTACAGCCCTTAACCTGCAATATAATTGACTCCTGAAAGCCACCCCACAATTTAAGTGCTAGGTTACAATCCACACATCATCTAAACTAAGAAGTTCATTGCTAGCAAAGTTAAAActgctatatatatatttttttttaaataaagttgtATCGATTTGGGGGCTTTTGCTGGCATAACTGTCTATACAAGTTataaaaaatacttcagcaaaagcttttaaagcaaaaaaaaataatcatgctTTATTATTAAACAGTCAAGACTGACCACTGTAACCACAATTGGAGTAGGAAGTATTAACTTTCATCAGAACCCTAAACTGCACCAAAAGCAAACGGCCAGCTTATACCAAACCAAAAGttaaaaaggttaaaaaagtTTACATCTAAATGCTACATAAGGTGCAAGAAGCCTTACAATGAAACTATCACGTAACACAATGTCAAAGATGAAAATGCAGGCAAAAAGAGGTACATGGAAGTTATTACGGAGCTCATGAAATTGTTGTTCAGATGTCTAAAAGCCATACAGATTCCCACACAAAGCTGTAAGCTGCAAAAAATCCTGCAGTATTTGGTTTTCAAAATGACACCATATCAAAAGTTGCATGAATTccctggaggaaaaagaaattactttgtcTCCTGCACGCTGTAGGTCACCAAAATCATCCTCCAGTACAGAAAACTGAGCAGTATCCTGCACTTAACATAAAAGGAGGAAGCTTTTCGTGACCAACAGCCATTTCTGATGGAGTTAACTCAGTTAAGGAGACTGACAAAAGCAGATTACATAACAACACGGGTACCCTAAACACATCTTGTGATATTGAGAAACACAAACTGCTGATGAAGTGGAAAGGAGCATGTGGCAACAACGCCCCACTCTTATTTCGGGGAGGAAGACCACCAACTAAATGCAATGATAAACTTACGCAACCGCTGTCATCAGCAATACCCCCGCCTATCTTTAAGCTCCAAGATACGCACTTAAACCTGTGTACGTCCAGGCGATTTGCCAGACAGAGGAGCTACAACAGATCAGCATCTACATACAGCGCCTGTGAGCAGCGGCCCCTCAGGAAAACAGAGTCTGGAGAGGAATTAACCCCAGCCCAGATGCTGTAAAGATCGGCAGAGAAACCAGCCAAGTTTGGGGAGtttggaggggagcagggagggctcTACTACTCTCAAGCTATTTCAAATTCCTCGAGAGCAGCACACAGGGCTCCCCTCGGCCGTCCGCCAGCCGACACGTCGCAGGTGGAAGCTCCGAGCCCGCCGAAGCCGCCGGGGCGGCCACCCGCTGCCTACCGGGAGCGGTGCGGCCGCTCCTCCCCTGCCGTCGTGGCAGttccctgggaaaaaaaccccacacaggTGGGTGGCCAGGCAGCCCGCCGCCCCGAGCCCAGCGCCCTCTCCCGTACCGGGCTCGGTCTCCCTCAGCCACCacaggcggcggggggggagggggggagaagcGGGACCCCGCCTCAGCGCCCGCCACCCCTCACGGCCCTCCCGCTCTCTTCCCCCGCGAAACGACCGCCCGCCGCCTCACCCCGTGTACGTGGAAGCCCTCGGCGCCGCCGTCGGGGACCTGGGAGCTGGAGCCCAGCCCCATGCCCACCACCGCGGGGCGGGACGGGGACGctcaggcggcggcggcggcggcgacaACGAGCATCGCCTTCGCGCCCCTCCCTCAGCGGAG comes from the Haliaeetus albicilla chromosome 2, bHalAlb1.1, whole genome shotgun sequence genome and includes:
- the GORASP1 gene encoding Golgi reassembly-stacking protein 1; translation: MGLGSSSQVPDGGAEGFHVHGVQENSPAQQGGLEPFFDFIIAIGHTRLNKENNMLKDLLKANAEKAVKLEVYNIKTMKIREVEVIPSNMWGGQGLLGASVRFCSFQGANEHVWHVLDVEPASPAALAGLQPYTDYIVGSDQILQESEDFFSLIESHEGKPLKLMVYNTEADSIREVVVTPNGAWGGEGSLGCGIGYGYLHRIPTQSIISKKKPESKPPSPLPEAGTPVPSANGYTETLLLAPTSQSDNSEIVMNLDHSTDQEMSGYSPESSLSPPPPLQRVMDPGFLDMSGISFPELTNFTKVSNVSSSASFNMPAADALVGTEKLMLNNDGPAYFENATALGPEDVTMHSEGSVKQPELDDLLSSIPSLPSFALPNEISSKTTLGTDPNNQETKLLLNSIESSLSTTPVKPNDEAACEQKEEAAAQDHE